Proteins encoded together in one Anopheles darlingi chromosome 3, idAnoDarlMG_H_01, whole genome shotgun sequence window:
- the LOC125954257 gene encoding uncharacterized protein LOC125954257 yields MVDLSRFFSHLHLLGAMVCALVVIATSGAYNIPGELVHCYRGNATLPGPPHTVQLLLELIRKIERHNPTTLEMRLLSAELVHRLRVDGIENVPGVAESEWVTPYSPRGIMVPKYTLLRQLVSNVPGRIDFETFLTPSEICHLHRMLSSSVEPLQRDDERLSCPQTLMSADGNPQAPWITQNKAQKSDSNRTTFARPISRCPLELGTCRTHDFGTIAPGIVIMSIAAGLQPQNVLISEFVTAYGKRNPYENLETMETADTRKQIEKLFASLESIDNMYAAGLVGDLAEVAFYQGPTLVTNVSVGLAGAWNDTLLPRAHYLAENHAGRWEMTDSEILAGIDGHYLAQNVPQFVKRLRRLRLSQVLEMYYSDRGIPVASIEQVARRRRPSKRPSRHAELRDTDEWFTRGSRFRSVFDEEREAQHGTELQPPEITRACQRREILRSIEPDKLKQETFKFVELLQYTAGSVIVSDQLMQRICDATVDRFFEQANLLLDTSVSSCPINERSLGKQLTRRTNVDLTVVIDGSRNEYQNLQLISYLVELIEVSHYGSYISVVHGATGQYMVNRTNSISHAFEQLDRFQGSFPRQLSLSNSFAAIVETLSRQMDQERASFTVGTNAPVILVFAQSHRIVNADFESARRMLRGSFEQFPDLYFTFVTNDPNTFRQLVNFNDTPHSRAKDEHYNIVESSITSIDSFSRSISEVLNNVPQRLVAPDCHSSTNRNLWRDTLVREELEQYLTPGEELRYRLAHSFLRHGGDVRVQFMNTDYGEFTVCEGRDWRVSPTNCQSTGPGQESLWFNYTRPCGGLGETECRSIYFSVRMDSSYMMCNENDCRFPDQVRFVVRHEGLRCRGDGSGKATSLSFRLLNLLLAIAITFSLRCNV; encoded by the exons ATGGTTGACCTTTCCCGTTTCTTTTCTCATCTGCACCTGCTGGGTGCGATGGTCTGTG CGTTGGTAGTGATAGCGACTAGCGGTGCGTACAACATACCGGGCGAGCTGGTACACTGTTATCGCGGAAACGCAACATTACCAGGGCCACCACACACCGTACAGTTGTTGCTGGAGCTGATACGCAAAATCGAGCGTCACAATCCGACCACGCTTGAGATGCGTTTACTCAGTGCGGAGCTCGTGCACCG ATTACGTGTCGATGGCATTGAGAACGTTCCTGGAGTCGCAGAGTCCGAATGGGTCACACCATACAGTCCCCGGGGGATCATGGTTCCGAAGTACACGCTACTTCGTCAACTGGTCTCAAACGTACCGGGACGAATCGATTTCGAAACCTTCCTTACCCCGTCCGAGATTTGCCATTTGCATCGAATGTTGAGTAGCTCGGTGGAACCGTTGCAGCGTGACGACGAACGTCTTAGCTGCCCTCAGACGCTGATGAGTGCCGATGGTAATCCGCAGGCTCCTTGGATAACCCAGAATAA AGCACAGAAATCCGACTCAAACCGGACCACCTTCGCCAGACCGATCTCACGATGTCCGCTGGAACTGGGAACATGCCGTACCCACGACTTCGGCACGATCGCTCCCGGTATCGTGATCATGTCGATCGCAGCCGGATTGCAGCCACAGAACGTTCTCATCAGCGAGTTTGTGACGGCCTATGGGAAGCGCAATCCGTACGAGAACCTCGAGACGATGGAAACGGCCGATACGCGGAAGCAAATTGAGAAGCTATTCGCTTCCCTGGAATCCATCGACAACATGTATGCGGCCGGCCTGGTCGGTGATCTGGCCGAGGTAGCCTTCTATCAGGGTCCAACGCTCGTGACCAACGTGAGTGTGGGATTGGCCGGTGCATGGAACGATACGTTGTTACCGCGGGCTCACTACCTGGCCGAGAATCACGCTGGCCGGTGGGAGATGACCGATAGCGAAATCCTCGCCGGTATAGACGGACACTACCTCGCTCAGAATGTACCTCAGTTTGTGAAGCGTTTGCGACGACTCCGGCTGTCGCAGGTACTTGAGATGTATTACAGCGATCGAGGGATTCCGGTTGCGTCGATCGAGCAAGTTGCTCGTCGCAGACGTCCATCGAAGCGGCCTAGTCGTCATGCCGAGCTGCGGGATACGGATGAATGGTTCACGCGTGGTTCCCGGTTTCGCAGTGTGTTCGACGAGGAACGGGAAGCCCAACATGGCACGGAACTACAACCACCGGAAATTACGCGTGCCTGCCAGCGCAGAGAGATTCTACGGTCGATCGAACCGGACAAGCTGAAGCAAGAAACGTTCAAATTTGTCGAACTGTTGCAGTACACGGCTGGCAGTGTGATCGTGTCGGATCAGTTGATGCAGCGGATCTGTGATGCCACAGTGGATAGGTTCTTTGAGCAAGCTAATCTTCTGCTGGACACCTCCGTCTCCAGCTGTCCGATAAATGAGAGATCGCTAGGGAAGCAGCTGACGAGGAGAACGAACGTGGATCTAACCGTGGTGATCGATGGTTCACGGAATGAGTATCAGAACCTACAGCTTATTTC ATATCTGGTGGAATTGATCGAAGTGTCCCATTACGGGTCGTACATCTCCGTTGTACACGGTGCCACCGGGCAATACATGGTTAACCGGACCAATAGCATTTCTCATGCCTTTGAACAGCTCGATCGGTTTCAAGGATCTT TTCCTCGTCAGCTATCGCTTTCCAACAGCTTCGCAGCGATCGTGGAAACGTTGTCCCGACAAATGGACCAGGAACGTGCGAGCTTTACGGTGGGAACTAACGCCCCAGTGATATTGGTATTTGCCCAATCGCACCGAATAGTCAATGCCGATTTTGAGAGTGCTCGTCGTATGCTGCGAGGATCGTTTGAACAGTTTCCCGATCTTTACTTTACATTCGTGACCAATGATCCAAACACGTTTAGACAGTTGGTCAACTTC AACGATACACCGCACAGTCGGGCGAAGGACGAACACTACAATATCGTAGAATCATCGATCACGTCAATCGACAGCTTCTCTAGATCGATCAGTGAGGTCCTTAACAATGTCCCGCAGCGACTAGTAGCCCCGGACTGCCACTCATCCACTAACCGTAACCTTTGGCGGGATACATTGGTGCGCGAGGAACTGGAGCAGTATTTAACACCCGGAGAAGAGCTACGCTATCGTTTGGCACATTCGTTTCTACGACACGGTGGAGACGTACGAGTACAGTTTATGAATACGGACTATGGCGAGTTCACCGTATGTGAAGGGCGTGATTGGCGGGTGTCTCCTACCAATTGCCAAAGCACGGGTCCGGGTCAGGAAAGTCTGTGGTTTAACTACACGCGGCCTTGCGGTGGGCTTGGTGAAACGGAGTGCCGTTCCATCTATTTCAGCGTGCGCATGGATAGTTCGTATATGATGTGCAACGAGAACGATTGCCGGTTCCCGGATCAAGTCCGATTTGTGGTACGCCACGAAGGGCTAAGATGCCGAGGGGATGGCAGTGGAAAGGCTACATCATTAAGCTTCCGCTTGTTGAACCTGCTATTAGCGATAGCCATTACATTCAGTTTAAGGTGTAACGTTTAA